One window of the Triticum dicoccoides isolate Atlit2015 ecotype Zavitan chromosome 3B, WEW_v2.0, whole genome shotgun sequence genome contains the following:
- the LOC119280817 gene encoding GDSL esterase/lipase At5g03600-like → MKLLPAVLGLALLLLLVLNPNGAEARPAPTSGHQKKASSATFFVFGDDFADNGNLPLTGPVTKMSRQWAYPYGTNYVDADGFPRPNTPSGRFSNYKIQSDFIATMLGLKEAPPAHAHTAEKTCDPSGMTFATGGAGVLDSTSHKVPVLAKQVDTFKKMVKDGTIRKNQLSRSVALVAFSGNDYAGTGVIGLSNPNDINAYIGKVTKEIAANVDQLLKLGVTKVLVNNLHPIGCTPSHTRTNNYTTCDVFGNLGASIHNDNLKQVMTSKKNVYIVDVYNAFANIVDHAAGGKGSELSKQFKRKLSPCCESLDSNGYCGQQGESSTELLYTVCDNSNRFFYWDDMHPTHAGWEAVMKQLKKPLREFVNQA, encoded by the exons ATGAAGCTTCTTCCGGCCGTCCTCGGCCTCGCCCTCCTGCTCCTCCTCGTTCTGAATCCCAATGGCGCGGAGGCCCGGCCTGCGCCTACCAGCGGCCATCAGAAGAAGGCGTCGAGCGCCACCTTCTTTGTGTTCGGGGATGACTTCGCTGACAATGGGAACCTCCCTCTGACCGGCCCTGTCACTAAGATGTCGCGGCAATGGGCCTACCCCTACGGCACCAACTACGTCGATGCCGACGGGTTTCCGCGGCCGAACACTCCGTCCGGCCGCTTCTCAAACTACAAGATCCAGTCAGATTTCATCG CAACAATGCTGGGATTGAAGGAAGCCCCTCCGGCGCATGCCCACACGGCTGAGAAAACCTGCGACccgtccggcatgacctttgctaccgGTGGTGCAGGCGTGTTGGACAGTACATCGCACAAAGTCCCTGTCCTCGCCAAGCAGGTCGACACTTTTAAGAAGATGGTCAAGGACGGGACCATCAGGAAAAATCAACTGAGTCGCTCCGTGGCGCTCGTGGCCTTCTCCGGCAACGACTATGCAGGCACCGGCGTCATTGGCCTAAGTAACCCCAACGAT ATTAATGCTTATATTGGAAAGGTGACAAAAGAGATTGCAGCTAATGTGGATCAATTGTTGAAGCTTGGGGTGACAAAGGTTCTTGTCAATAACTTGCACCCTATCGGTTGCACACCATCACATACACGAACCAACAACTACACCACATGTGATGTTTTTGGAAACTTGGGTGCATCCATCCACAACGATAATCTGAAACAAGTTATGACATCAAAGAAGAATGTCTACATCGTTGACGTGTACAACGCATTCGCTAATATTGTGGATCATGCGGCAG GTGGTAAAGGCTCAGAGCTGTCCAAACAATTCAAGCGCAAACTATCGCCGTGCTGCGAGAGTTTGGATTCGAATGGTTACTGCGGACAGCAAGGCGAGTCATCCACGGAGCTTCTGTACACTGTGTGCGACAATTCAAATAGATTTTTCTATTGGGATGACATGCACCCGACCCATGCAGGATGGGAGGCTGTCATGAAACAGTTGAAAAAACCCTTGAGGGAGTTTGTAAATCAAGCCTAG